The sequence GTACCAATCCTGAAACCGCATGGTTCGATAAGGCCTTCCAGGATTTATACCATGAAAGCCCCGGCTTTCTCGAAGCCATTGCATATGATACGGCCCAAATTCTGTTTACGGCAGCCAATGCCGACGACGTTAAGTCAGGCAGAGACCTTAAGGATGTTCTACAGGGGCAATTTATTTTTGACGGGGCCACCGGACGCACACGTTTTGATGAGACCGGTACCCCCCACAAAGCGTTGTTTCTGATTACCATAAAGGATAATCGGTTTATGGAAATTAACTATGGTGTCTGACCGAAAATTAAATAGTGAATTTTGGCCTGTTGATTCAAGAACCGACTGCCATAGCCTGCCTGCTGGATCTATCTTTTTGCGCCTTCCCGCTGAGGCATCCATGGGTACATGAACATAATTATTATTCCAGAAGCTGATAAGCAGGTTGGTTTTTCCGGCCATTCCCGCATGTACGGCATCCCTTGCCAGCAGTCCGCAGAACACCGAGTCATTGGCATTGGCCGGCAGACTGCGGATGATGTAGGATGGATCAATATATTTCAACGTAATGGGGATCTCTTTGGATTCAAAATAGGCATTGATTTCTGCCTTTAAAAACAGACCAATATCCTTGAGCTTCACGTTGCCCGATGCGTCATGTTCATCACCCTTGTCTTTAAAAAAATTTTGGCCGGCCCCTTCGGCGACAATGATCACCGCATGTTTTCTTAGGGCCAGACGTCGCTCCACAGCGGCCAAAAGTCCGTTTTCCCCATGCAGCAGGATTTCTTCTTCGGGAATGAGCACAAAGTTGGCATCCGTTTGGGCAAGGGCCGCCGTGGCCGCTAAAAATCCCGAATGCCTGCCCATGAGCTTGATCAGGCCGATACCGTTGGGATAGGCTTCGGCTTCGTTATGGGCTCCCCTGATTGCCAGGGTAGCCACATCTACGGCGGTATCAAAGCCAAAGGAACGAGAAACCAAGAAGATGTCATTATCAATGGTTTTTGGAATGCCCACCACGGAAATTTTCAATCCACGTTTTAATATTTCTTCTCCAATGGCCTTGGAGGCCATCAATGTTCCGTCGCCCCCCACCATGAAAAGCAGCCCCACGCCAATACGTTCCAGGCAATCCACGATTTCCCCAATATCCTGTCCCCCCCGGGAAGAGCCGAGTATGGACCCGCCGGTATTCTGAATACCTGATACCCGTTGAGGGTTAAGCTCAATCAGGTCATGGCCGTATTTAGGGATAAAGCCCTGGAGCCCGTAGCGAATACCAAAGATATTTTTGACACCATAGACATGGTACAGTTCAAGCACTATCGACCGGATAATGTCGTTTAGTCCGGGGCACAGTCCCCCACAGTTGGCCACCGCGCACTTGAGTTTGCTGGGGTCAAAATAAATTTTTTCCCGGGGGCCTGCCTGTTCAAAACTGAGTATGCTGTCTTTGTTTTCTCCGAGAACACGGTCAACCCTGACATCAACGCTGATTCTGTGTTCATCTTTCATAAACCGGGTTTTGCCATCACGGGTTACTCCCTGGGAAATCAGGGGTGATGGAATCCGGGCAGGACCTAAAACGGGAATGGTGGTGTTGATGTTCATACTTTTCATTGAGTCCCTCCATTAAATTTAAAAGTTCCCTTTCCCAGGATATCGTGGAGATGCAATAACCCTTCAAGACAGTCTTTTTCCCCAAGGATAGGCAAAACCGTAATTTCATATTTTTCCATTAAATTAAGGGCATCATACAGATAGGAATCGGGGGATAGATGTCTTGGGGAGCGGGTCATCACCTCATCCACAAGAAGGGTGTCGGCTGCACCGCCCCCTTTTGCAAGCCAGTGCCGTACATCTCCGTCAGTAAGTATTCCCATAAGTTTATCAGCTGAATCAAGAACAAAAACAGCGCCTAAACGGTGGGCATCCATGCAGGCAAGGGCCTGGGCCATGGTGGCGCCTGTTTGTACAAAAGGCACGCCTGATTTTTCAAGCATCAGCTCGCTGACCTTGCCTGACAGGCGCTGTCCCAGTGCACCTCCGGGATGGGAACGCATGAAATCCGCCTTTTTAAAATTTTTCTTTTTTATCAGGGCCACGGCCAGGGCATCCCCCATGGCCAGTTGGGCTGTGGTTGAACAGGTCGGTGCCATATTCAAGGGACAGGCCTCTTTTTTTACACCGGTGTTTATGATCATATCGCAGAATCCCGCCATGGTGGATTCAGGCTTTCCCGTAAAACCTGCAATCCTGCATCCCACCTTTCGGATTACCGGCAAAAGCTGGTTGAGTTCTCCGGTTTCACCGGAATTTGAAATGGCAATGAATATGTCATCTCGGCTGACCATACCAAGGTCCCCGTGAACCGCCTCAACCGGATGAAGGAACATAGCATTGGTTCCTGTACTGCTTAAAGTGGCTGCAATTTTTCTTCCGATTAAACCCGATTTTCCGATTCCCGAAAGAATGACCCGTCCTTTTGCATTGTAGATTGCATTGACAAGGGTTTGAAAATCAATATTGAGTTTTTCAATAAGGTCCAAAAGAGATTGGGCTTCCATCTTTAGAACTTGAACAGCATCGTCTATGATCATTGGTTTTCCCGGATTACTATTATTGGGCTGGATATGGTTAGGGTTATAGAATTCACATATTTATATTATACATCAGAAAAGATATGCCCACAAGAGACAGAATTTCGAATATGCCATAATGCAAATATTCAATTAAAAATAATTAGTTGACAATTGCAGATGCTGTATGATAGTTGGTGACGGTTTATTTTTCCCGGTTTATATTAGGATCGGGTTTGTTTAAAATTAAATATAAATAACAAAATATTATAACAGCCACGGGCTGACTTGGTGTTTCACCGTGGTGCAGCCACAACAAAAACTGAAAGATTTGTGTAGGTTACACAAAGTTTCTTATAAAATAATGAAACAGGAAGACTATTATGATTTGTACAACTGTTAGAGAAGGCCATGATTGTGTATTCATGACAGCCCAGGGCTGTAGCTATAACGAAGGCAGCTGCTTTCCCATCGTTGATGAATGCAAGGGATGCCAGAGAAGCGCCGAGTTTGCCACCGGTATTTACTGCACTGCTGCGCCTGATCCGGCCTTGAAGTGGGAAAACGGCAACTGCAATATGGCCACTCATGTTAAAACCGCCACCGAAACCAAAAAACAGAAACTTAACCCCATCAAGGCATCCAAACGAAGATAACGCAACCGATCCAATGCATGTAAAAACTCTGCAGTTTTCCTTGGACTTCCTTAGGTCTGACTGCAGGGTTTTTTTTTTAGGTGCGAACATTTATTGGATTGGATAATACTATAATTTACAGGTCAAATCATGAATCCTATTGCCCAGGAATTGAATAACATCATTGAACAGGCTGCGCCCCATGTACATGAAATGCTCTCTGACATGGGAAAAAAACTGTTTTTCCCAAAAGGTATTTTAACCCAGAGCGCTGAAGCAAAGACAAAGGCGGATAAGGTCAACGCTACCATCGGTATCGCAAAGCAGGGCAGTTGCGTTTTAAGTCTTTCTTCGGTGACAAAGTACATTACAAACATTGAACCGAATGATTACCTGCCTTATGCGTCCTCATTCGGGCTGCCTGAGCTGCGAAAAAAATGGCGTAAGGAAATGTATGTTAAAAATCCGTCACTTGAGGGAACGTCCGTCAGTATGCCCATCGTCACCTCCGGCATCACTCATGGGGTTTCAATCTTGTCGGACATGTGGGTAAATGCCAACGATGTTATTGTCATGCCGGATATGATATGGGGCAACTACGATATGATTTTCCGTGTCCGTAATAGTGCCCGGTTTGCTGAATACAAATCCTATGACGACGACATGACCCATTTTAATCTGGAGGATTTCGAGCGTGTGATCAGAGAGCAGGCGGCACAAAATGACAAGATCATTGTCATGCTTAATTTCCCCCACAACCCAACCGGATATACGCTCAGCAAGAAAGAGGCGGCCCGTGTTGCAGAAATTCTCATTGATGTGGCACAAAAAGGCACCAATGTCGTCGCCGCCTGTGATGATGCCTATTTTGGACTGTTCTTTGAAGAGGAATCAGCTAAACAGTCTTTGTTTGCCAAAATTGCCGGTAAGGCGAGCCGTCTTCTGGCCATTAAACTTGACGGGCCCACCAAGGAAGATTATGTCATGGGCTTTAGAACCGGATTCACCACCTACGCGGTTGCCGCAGATTCAAATCTTGATGGGGTATATGAAGCCTTAGAAAAAAAGACAGCCGGATGCATCCGGGGCAGTATCTCAAATTGTTCCCATTTAAGTCAGACCATTCTTGTCAAATCCATGGAAGATGAAAATTATGAAACCTGTAAACAGGAAAAATTTAACCTGCTTAAATCCCGGGCCTTTGCCATTAAAGAGGTGCTCAAGGACCCCAAGTATGCAGATGGATTTGATGTTTATCCGTTTAATTCCGGATATTACCTGTGTATCCATTTAAAGGGTGTAAATGCGGACGAGTTAAGGTATCATCTGCTTAACAACTATGGTACCGGTCTGATCTCCATTGGAGAAGACAATCTTCGGGTGGCGTTTTCATGCCTGGAGGAAAAAGATGTGAAAACTTTATTTGACAATATCCTTTCAGGGATCAATGATTTGAGAACGTAACACCCTTTTAAATGAATATAAGTCGAAAAAGTGACGTCGATCTTAAATATGCCTTCAAATGGGTGTTCTATTTTGTTTTGATAGGCGTCATGTCAGGCCTTGGGGCGGTTCTGTTTCATTATTTGTGCGGTCTTGGCATGCACTATTTCATGGATATGATGGCTGGATACAGGCCCCAAGGACCTGCGGGCGAACATCTGTTGCTGCCCCACACCGATACACCGTTCAATAGATGGGTGTTATTATTTTTACCGGCATTGGGTGGCCTTGTTTCCGGTTGGCTTGTTTATACCTTTGCCCCGGAGGCAGAGGGGCATGGTACGGATGCCGCAATAGATGCTTTTCATCACAAGGGCGGCATTATCCGGTCACGGATTCCAATCATCAAAACCATTGCCTCCACCATCACGCTGACCACCGGCGGTTCAGGGGGCAGGGAAGGTCCCATTGCCCAGATTGGAGGGGGATTCGGTTCTTTTCTGGCCACCCGGTTCAACCTGTCTGAACGGGAGCGGTGCATTATGATGGCTGCAGGTATTGGTGCCGGTGTGGGCAGTATCTTCAGAGCGCCCCTGGCCGGCGCACTTTTTGCTGCAGAAGTGCTTTACCGTGATCCTGAATTCGAGTCTTCGGTCATCATTCCGGCAGGTATCTCCTCGGTGGTGGCCTATTGCACCTTTTGTCTGTTTTTCGGATGGGGATCGCTTTTTGAGTCTCCGGCATTTAAATTTCAAAATCCGTTGCAACTTGGTCCCTATCTTGTTCTTGCCGTGGTTCTTGTGCTCATCGGCGTTTTATATATTAAGGTTTTTTATGGGATTACAAACCTGTTTAAGGCGCTGAAGATCCCAAACCATATCAAACCTGCCGTTGGCGGCCTTGTGACCGGCGTCATCGGCTTTTTTATGCCCTATACCCTGGCGTTTGGATACGGCATGGCCCAGGAGGCCATTTTCAACCAATTGGCCATCCCTGTGCTTTTGGGGCTTGCCCTGGGAAAAATTTTTACCACCTCTTTTTCCATTGGATCCGGCGGTTCCGGCGGTGTATTTGGACCTTCGGTTGTCATCGGCGGCGCCATGGGCGGGGCAGTGGGGCAGTTTTTTCATATGTTTATCCCCACGGTTGTAACTCAACCAGGCGCCTTTGTCATTGTCGGCATGGCTGGTTTTTTCACGGCTGTATCCAACACCCCCATATCCACCATTATATTTGTCAGCGAGATGACCAACTCCTATCATCTTCTGCTGCCAAGCCTTCTGGTTTGTTCGGTGTGTTATCTTTTATCGACAAAATGGTCTATCTATGAAAATCAGGTAAAATCTCGAGTTGATTCACCGCTTCACGCCGGTGAAGTTATGATAGATATTCTTCAGACCATAAAAGTGGAAAAACTCAAACACTTGATCAAGAATGTCAGATGCCTGAACCAGGACATGCCGTTCAGTCAGTTTAAGAAAATATTTCAGACCACCAAACAACACTATTTTCCGGTTATGAAAGACCAAGGGGAATTATGCGGCATTTTTTCATCCACAGATGTCCGGGAGGTTCTTTTCTCAAGTGAGCTTGAGCAGTTGGTCGTCATGAAGGATATTATGATATCCAGTATGATTACAACTACGTTGTCCGAAGATTTAAACACGGTACTGCTTAAACTTACAAAGAAAAATATTGATGCGCTGCCCGTGGTCGATGAAGATGATCCGGGTAAATTTATCGGTATGCTTTACCGCCGTGACATCATTGCCTATTATAATCTTCATGTGGCCCGAATCCGGGAGTCAGAAAGATAACTCTAATAATTGACCTGGTGCAGAAACAGCCCCCTTGCCGGAGCAGTTGCTCCGGCAAGAGGGCGTTTACACGAATAGAGTATTTTATTGAACATTTCCGGACTAATCCGTCCTGTACCGGCATCTTTTAGGGTTCCCACGATATTTCGGACCATGTTTTTTAAAAATCCTGTGGCACAGACGCAAAATTCCAGCCGGTCGTAAGGCTTTTTTGTCCAACTTGCACTATAAATCGTTCTTACGGTGGAAGATCTTGGACTGCCCGTATTCTCAAAGGCCTTAAAATCATGTTCGCCCACAAGGTATTCACAGCACTGATTCATGGCGTCAATATTCAAAGACGGCTTTACATGCCATAGATAATCCCGGCCAATGGCCGCGGGGATTTCCCTGTTTAATATGTAATACCGGTACTCTTTGGAACGAACATGGTATTGGGCATGGAAATCAGGATCTGCAAGCCGGCAGTCATGAATTACAATGGGAGAGGTCATAAGGCTGTTCCCCCCTTTTTGAATGACATCAGGGGTAAGACGGGTTTTTGCATGAAAATGAGCTACCTGGGCCCGGGCATGAACGCCGGCATCCGTTCGTCCGGAACCATGAATTTTGATGTCCTGGTTTAGAATCATGGATAATATACGTTCAAGTTCATCCTGGATGGTGGGTTTATCAGCCTGGCGTTGCCACCCGAAAAAATCGGTACCGTCATAGGCTACTATAATTTTGAAATTCTTTATCGGATTATTCGGTTTTTCAACTGTCCTGGGCATTCTGCAGTATGACCTTTTTTAAAAACAAAGAGACAATCATCCAGAAAATTATCTTCAGAGGGTTCCACATCTTTTTCCTTCTACTGGATTTTTTGGACATACAAATAATCTGACCAATCATGTTTGTCAATCAAAACCCATGGTTCTCTATGAATTCCAACTTTGGTAAAATTGGGGTTGGTATATATTTTTCTTGAAAATTACAAGGCGTTGCTTTATTATATGATAAATACAGACCGACCGGTCTCCCTTGTGTTCTTGGTGAGGAATAATATGAAACTTAAAGATAAAATTATATTTGAGGCATTACGCCAGTTTTCGACCAAAGGGTTCATGGTTACATCAACGGCAGACATTATAAATGCAGTGGGTACATCCAAGGGGGGGCTCTATAATCATTTCAAAAACAAAGAGCAATTGTTTTTAGACGTGCTGCGCCAGGCCCGCAAAATTTGGCGTGAACGGAATTTGGCCGGTGTGGAAACCATTGAACGGCCTGTGGAAAAAATTAAACATATTCTGGTGAACTATAAAGACCATTACCTGGCTGACAGCGCTAATTTCCCGGGCGGATGCATTTTCATCAATCTGACCGTGGAACTCAGTGACCAGTGCCCCCATCTGGCCGCCGAGGTGAGTGAGGGGTTTGGTCGGTTTAAATCCATGCTCAGGCGTTTCCTTGAGCAGGAACGGTTGGCCGGAATGCTGAAAGACAGCGTGGATATTGATGGGGCGGTTGAGGTTGTGTTCTCCGGATTGTTAGGCGCCTGTGTCATGTATACCGCGGACAAGTCCAAACCGAATTTGGATCAGGCCATGGGGGCCCTTGCTGCATATATTGATAATTTGTGCATATCATAAAATGCCCCCTGGGCAGTGTTAATTATATAGCCTGAACGGAAACTCGTGTTTGGACGAAAAGTTGTCCATATGCAACGCCGCAGATGGGTGAGTTTTAGTCCAAACACTAATTAAAGGAGATTTATGATGATGGAAAAATCATTCAAAGCCATGGTTGTCTCGGAAGCAGGGAATAAACAATATAGCCGTGAGATCGTTCAGCGGCAGATAAAGGATCTTCCTGAAGGGGATGTGCTTGTTAAAGTTCATTATTCTTCACTGAACTATAAGGATGCGCTTTCGGCTAGTGGAAATAAGGGCGTTACCCGGAAATATCCCCATACACCCGGAATTGATGCCGCAGGTGTAGTGGAGGAAAGTACGGATCCTGCCTTTAAAATCGGTGATCAGGTCATTGTCACCAGTTACGATCTTGGGATGAATACGGCCGGGGGCTTTGGGCAGTATATCCGTGTTCCTGCCGGATGGGTGGTCCCTCTGCCCGATGGCATGAGCCTGCGGCAGGCCATGTGCTACGGCACGGCCGGATTTACAGCCGCCTTGTCCATACTGCAATTGGTTAACCACGGTGTGCTGCCGGAGCATGGTGAAATTTTGGTGTCCGGGGCCACCGGCGGTGTCGGCAGCATTGCCGTATCGATTCTGGCCAAACAGGGCTATACCGTGGCTGCCGTTAACAGTAGAACAGATCAATCCGATTATCTGAAGTCCATTGGCGCCCAGCATATCATTGCCATTGAGGATGCCGTGGATACCAGCGGCCGGCCAATGCTTTCCGAACGTTGGGCCGGAAGCATCGATGCTGTGGGTGGTGATCTCCTGGCCACCACTATTAAATCCATAAGCGCCAACGGCGTGGTGACCACCTGCGGAAACGTTGCCTCTCCGGATCTGCCCATTAATGTTTACCCCTTTATTCTCCGTGGTGTCACTTTGGTGGGGATTGATTCCCAGAATTGCCCCATGGCGGTTCGGCGAAAGGCCTGGGACAAGCTTTCAAAGGAATGGCAGATCACCCAAATGGAAACGGTTGTGGAAGAGATTACGCTCAATGAGCTGGACCAGCGGATTGACAAAATGCTAACAGGCGGCAGTAAGGGGCGCGTGATTGTGAATATGCAGGCTTTAAAGTGGAAACAACCTATCCCCCTGTGGTTGCCCTCGTTAGGGCAGGCACGGGGGCCTGCCCCTACAGCGGCCGACGTTAGAGCCCATCCCATCAAAACAAATGCCCCGGATTCTTTGAATTTCAGTCACCCATTTTACGATGCAGTGTCAATAATCCCTTCAACTATTTTATGAATGTTTGACAACCACCACATTGTGGCATTTTGTGGAAACAACCTATGGATAGGCATGAATTTAAAATATTCAGATCTCGTTTAGGCCGCACCCAGAAAGAGCTGGCCCAGCTTTTAGGTGTATCCATCAAAGCAATACACAGCTATGAGCAGGGATGGCGTAAAGTTCCCGGACATGTGGAACGACAGGTATATTTCCTTCTTTCTCGCACCCTGCAGCAAACCGGGGAGAAAAGGACATGTTGGGAGCTTTTAAAATGCCCGAAAGAGCAGATGAGACAATGCCCGGCCTATGAATTCCAATCCGGAGATATGTGCTGGTTTGTCAACGGTACCCGATGCGGGGGGAAAATCCATAAATCCTGGGAAAAGAAAATGGAAATGTGCCGAAAATGTGATGTATTTTTGAAATTGTTTGATACTATTCAGGGGGATAGACAAAATGAGTCTGCCGGATAAAAAAGAAGATTTATGCAGATATGTGGGCACACCGATCCGGGATGAGCAAAGATCGGCCCTTACCGGGGTCATTGAACGGATTATCAATACATTGGATGATCCTGAATGCTTTGCCCACATAGGTGATGAACCAATTCATTTTTCCACCTCAGTCGGGGATATGATTGAAAAATTAAGAAATATTTTGTTCCCTGGATATTTTTCAACTGAAAAAATAGATAACGTCAACCAAACCTACCATATGGGCGGGGAAATCACACGGCTCTACGATATCCTTTCCAGGCAGATCATCCATGTACTGCGCCATGATTGTCAACGATTTAACAGGGTTTGTTCGGAATGTGAACGGCGGGGCAATGAGGCTGCGTTCACGGTGATCGAACAGATTCCGGTTCTGCGTAAAAAATTGGCCGCCGATGTCAGGGCTGCTTATGACGGAGATCCGGCAGCTAAAAGCCACGATGAAATTATTTTTTCATATCCAGGGTTGTATGCCATCACGGTTTACCGGGTCGCCAAGATCCTTCATGCGCTTGATATCCCCCAATTGCCCAGGATCATGTCGGAACTGGCTCACAGCCTGACCGGTATTGATATTCATCCGGGTGCCACCATTGGTGAGCGCTTTGTCATTGACCACGGCACCGGCGTTGTCATCGGGGAAACATCTGTGATCGGTGAAAATGTGCGTATTTACCAGAATGTCACCATCGGTGCGTTGTCCCTGCCTAAAGATGCCGGAGAAAAGTTGCGTTGGGCCAAGCGGCACCCCACCATTGAAGATGATGTAATTATTTACTCCGGGGCCACCGTGCTCGGTGGCGACACCATTATCGGAGCACGGTCT comes from uncultured Desulfobacter sp. and encodes:
- a CDS encoding ATP-dependent 6-phosphofructokinase, which gives rise to MKSMNINTTIPVLGPARIPSPLISQGVTRDGKTRFMKDEHRISVDVRVDRVLGENKDSILSFEQAGPREKIYFDPSKLKCAVANCGGLCPGLNDIIRSIVLELYHVYGVKNIFGIRYGLQGFIPKYGHDLIELNPQRVSGIQNTGGSILGSSRGGQDIGEIVDCLERIGVGLLFMVGGDGTLMASKAIGEEILKRGLKISVVGIPKTIDNDIFLVSRSFGFDTAVDVATLAIRGAHNEAEAYPNGIGLIKLMGRHSGFLAATAALAQTDANFVLIPEEEILLHGENGLLAAVERRLALRKHAVIIVAEGAGQNFFKDKGDEHDASGNVKLKDIGLFLKAEINAYFESKEIPITLKYIDPSYIIRSLPANANDSVFCGLLARDAVHAGMAGKTNLLISFWNNNYVHVPMDASAGRRKKIDPAGRLWQSVLESTGQNSLFNFRSDTIVNFHKPIILYGNQKQRFVGGTGLIKTCASGGPVKNKLPL
- a CDS encoding KpsF/GutQ family sugar-phosphate isomerase — encoded protein: MIIDDAVQVLKMEAQSLLDLIEKLNIDFQTLVNAIYNAKGRVILSGIGKSGLIGRKIAATLSSTGTNAMFLHPVEAVHGDLGMVSRDDIFIAISNSGETGELNQLLPVIRKVGCRIAGFTGKPESTMAGFCDMIINTGVKKEACPLNMAPTCSTTAQLAMGDALAVALIKKKNFKKADFMRSHPGGALGQRLSGKVSELMLEKSGVPFVQTGATMAQALACMDAHRLGAVFVLDSADKLMGILTDGDVRHWLAKGGGAADTLLVDEVMTRSPRHLSPDSYLYDALNLMEKYEITVLPILGEKDCLEGLLHLHDILGKGTFKFNGGTQ
- a CDS encoding PxxKW family cysteine-rich protein, yielding MICTTVREGHDCVFMTAQGCSYNEGSCFPIVDECKGCQRSAEFATGIYCTAAPDPALKWENGNCNMATHVKTATETKKQKLNPIKASKRR
- a CDS encoding aminotransferase class I/II-fold pyridoxal phosphate-dependent enzyme, whose protein sequence is MNPIAQELNNIIEQAAPHVHEMLSDMGKKLFFPKGILTQSAEAKTKADKVNATIGIAKQGSCVLSLSSVTKYITNIEPNDYLPYASSFGLPELRKKWRKEMYVKNPSLEGTSVSMPIVTSGITHGVSILSDMWVNANDVIVMPDMIWGNYDMIFRVRNSARFAEYKSYDDDMTHFNLEDFERVIREQAAQNDKIIVMLNFPHNPTGYTLSKKEAARVAEILIDVAQKGTNVVAACDDAYFGLFFEEESAKQSLFAKIAGKASRLLAIKLDGPTKEDYVMGFRTGFTTYAVAADSNLDGVYEALEKKTAGCIRGSISNCSHLSQTILVKSMEDENYETCKQEKFNLLKSRAFAIKEVLKDPKYADGFDVYPFNSGYYLCIHLKGVNADELRYHLLNNYGTGLISIGEDNLRVAFSCLEEKDVKTLFDNILSGINDLRT
- a CDS encoding chloride channel protein, with translation MNISRKSDVDLKYAFKWVFYFVLIGVMSGLGAVLFHYLCGLGMHYFMDMMAGYRPQGPAGEHLLLPHTDTPFNRWVLLFLPALGGLVSGWLVYTFAPEAEGHGTDAAIDAFHHKGGIIRSRIPIIKTIASTITLTTGGSGGREGPIAQIGGGFGSFLATRFNLSERERCIMMAAGIGAGVGSIFRAPLAGALFAAEVLYRDPEFESSVIIPAGISSVVAYCTFCLFFGWGSLFESPAFKFQNPLQLGPYLVLAVVLVLIGVLYIKVFYGITNLFKALKIPNHIKPAVGGLVTGVIGFFMPYTLAFGYGMAQEAIFNQLAIPVLLGLALGKIFTTSFSIGSGGSGGVFGPSVVIGGAMGGAVGQFFHMFIPTVVTQPGAFVIVGMAGFFTAVSNTPISTIIFVSEMTNSYHLLLPSLLVCSVCYLLSTKWSIYENQVKSRVDSPLHAGEVMIDILQTIKVEKLKHLIKNVRCLNQDMPFSQFKKIFQTTKQHYFPVMKDQGELCGIFSSTDVREVLFSSELEQLVVMKDIMISSMITTTLSEDLNTVLLKLTKKNIDALPVVDEDDPGKFIGMLYRRDIIAYYNLHVARIRESER
- the truA gene encoding tRNA pseudouridine(38-40) synthase TruA, producing the protein MPRTVEKPNNPIKNFKIIVAYDGTDFFGWQRQADKPTIQDELERILSMILNQDIKIHGSGRTDAGVHARAQVAHFHAKTRLTPDVIQKGGNSLMTSPIVIHDCRLADPDFHAQYHVRSKEYRYYILNREIPAAIGRDYLWHVKPSLNIDAMNQCCEYLVGEHDFKAFENTGSPRSSTVRTIYSASWTKKPYDRLEFCVCATGFLKNMVRNIVGTLKDAGTGRISPEMFNKILYSCKRPLAGATAPARGLFLHQVNY
- a CDS encoding TetR/AcrR family transcriptional regulator produces the protein MKLKDKIIFEALRQFSTKGFMVTSTADIINAVGTSKGGLYNHFKNKEQLFLDVLRQARKIWRERNLAGVETIERPVEKIKHILVNYKDHYLADSANFPGGCIFINLTVELSDQCPHLAAEVSEGFGRFKSMLRRFLEQERLAGMLKDSVDIDGAVEVVFSGLLGACVMYTADKSKPNLDQAMGALAAYIDNLCIS
- a CDS encoding YhdH/YhfP family quinone oxidoreductase → MEKSFKAMVVSEAGNKQYSREIVQRQIKDLPEGDVLVKVHYSSLNYKDALSASGNKGVTRKYPHTPGIDAAGVVEESTDPAFKIGDQVIVTSYDLGMNTAGGFGQYIRVPAGWVVPLPDGMSLRQAMCYGTAGFTAALSILQLVNHGVLPEHGEILVSGATGGVGSIAVSILAKQGYTVAAVNSRTDQSDYLKSIGAQHIIAIEDAVDTSGRPMLSERWAGSIDAVGGDLLATTIKSISANGVVTTCGNVASPDLPINVYPFILRGVTLVGIDSQNCPMAVRRKAWDKLSKEWQITQMETVVEEITLNELDQRIDKMLTGGSKGRVIVNMQALKWKQPIPLWLPSLGQARGPAPTAADVRAHPIKTNAPDSLNFSHPFYDAVSIIPSTIL
- a CDS encoding two-CW domain-containing protein → MDRHEFKIFRSRLGRTQKELAQLLGVSIKAIHSYEQGWRKVPGHVERQVYFLLSRTLQQTGEKRTCWELLKCPKEQMRQCPAYEFQSGDMCWFVNGTRCGGKIHKSWEKKMEMCRKCDVFLKLFDTIQGDRQNESAG
- a CDS encoding serine acetyltransferase codes for the protein MSLPDKKEDLCRYVGTPIRDEQRSALTGVIERIINTLDDPECFAHIGDEPIHFSTSVGDMIEKLRNILFPGYFSTEKIDNVNQTYHMGGEITRLYDILSRQIIHVLRHDCQRFNRVCSECERRGNEAAFTVIEQIPVLRKKLAADVRAAYDGDPAAKSHDEIIFSYPGLYAITVYRVAKILHALDIPQLPRIMSELAHSLTGIDIHPGATIGERFVIDHGTGVVIGETSVIGENVRIYQNVTIGALSLPKDAGEKLRWAKRHPTIEDDVIIYSGATVLGGDTIIGARSVVGGNVWLTHSIPADTKIFMEEPRLIIKNKGGGK